The following are encoded in a window of Pontibacillus halophilus JSM 076056 = DSM 19796 genomic DNA:
- a CDS encoding DNA cytosine methyltransferase → MNQLLKLKKVYSIGKKSDNPRLFFRHMVCEAANWGVGDEVYVHVNEEEREIVLQNQPFTKDYEAHSIHVSYSINKHSGEKRPLIDTARDSFTSIISIKEKAEVCVFKKGTLHQVVVRPLKFNLFSKDEVELREDKRSDERLKLLSIGAGAGVGTASFIDTQYFTPVQEIELEDDSAENLMLNYPNSYVFVGDLRDCNEVAKADVALCTLPCNSHSSLGRMDGDVFENLILGTVDLLRAAEPSVIVFENVPRFYESSGYQYMKEALQDKFPYWVEKKIDSYEFGSSIARRNRTYAVACQSEEVFYQFEFPSLPSKPKRRKLKEYLDHKSVKHEWKSMEKWMASFESREAFRNRSLEKTFITRETKGPLQCLLRRYTSHCPSNSYLLSEDKKQWRFLSINEIRRILNVPDWFEFSKQIPVNRVYEMLGQSVDGGVIKAIGNKVASSIFKAKQRGMSLVTKVSQPLNPVSIRENGQVELVF, encoded by the coding sequence ATGAATCAGTTATTAAAATTAAAGAAGGTATATAGCATTGGCAAAAAATCAGACAATCCGAGACTCTTTTTTCGGCACATGGTCTGTGAAGCTGCTAATTGGGGCGTAGGAGATGAGGTCTATGTGCACGTTAACGAGGAGGAGCGAGAAATCGTTTTGCAGAACCAACCGTTTACAAAGGATTATGAAGCACACTCCATCCATGTATCTTACAGCATTAACAAACACAGTGGCGAAAAGCGTCCACTCATCGACACCGCAAGAGACAGTTTTACTTCCATTATCTCCATAAAGGAGAAAGCAGAGGTATGTGTATTTAAAAAGGGAACGCTTCATCAAGTAGTCGTTCGTCCGCTGAAGTTTAATCTCTTTTCTAAAGATGAGGTCGAGCTTCGAGAAGATAAGCGGAGCGATGAAAGATTAAAGCTACTTTCAATTGGAGCAGGAGCCGGAGTTGGTACAGCCAGCTTTATAGATACACAATACTTTACACCTGTTCAGGAAATAGAGCTTGAGGACGACAGCGCTGAAAATCTGATGCTTAATTATCCGAATAGCTACGTCTTTGTAGGTGATCTGAGGGATTGTAACGAAGTAGCAAAAGCGGATGTAGCATTATGTACATTACCATGCAACTCACATTCAAGTTTGGGGCGCATGGACGGGGATGTATTTGAAAATCTAATATTAGGTACTGTTGATTTGTTAAGAGCTGCAGAACCGTCCGTAATCGTGTTTGAGAACGTACCGCGGTTTTATGAATCAAGCGGCTATCAATATATGAAAGAAGCTCTACAAGATAAGTTTCCTTATTGGGTTGAGAAAAAGATAGATAGCTATGAATTCGGTTCATCTATAGCAAGGAGGAACCGAACCTATGCTGTTGCTTGTCAGTCGGAGGAAGTCTTTTATCAATTTGAGTTTCCTTCACTGCCTTCCAAACCTAAAAGACGAAAGTTAAAAGAGTATCTGGACCACAAATCAGTAAAGCATGAATGGAAGTCGATGGAGAAGTGGATGGCTTCCTTTGAATCTCGAGAAGCATTTAGAAACCGCTCACTTGAGAAGACATTTATAACAAGAGAAACGAAGGGACCTTTACAATGTTTGCTCCGTCGCTATACAAGCCATTGCCCTTCTAATAGCTATCTATTAAGCGAAGATAAGAAGCAATGGCGCTTCCTTTCAATCAACGAAATAAGACGAATACTGAATGTTCCGGATTGGTTTGAATTCTCGAAACAAATACCAGTGAATCGAGTGTATGAAATGCTCGGGCAATCAGTTGATGGTGGTGTTATAAAAGCCATTGGTAATAAAGTGGCCAGTAGTATTTTCAAAGCTAAACAAAGAGGTATGAGCCTGGTGACTAAAGTGAGCCAGCCGCTTAATCCGGTATCCATAAGAGAAAACGGACAAGTCGAGCTAGTCTTTTAA
- a CDS encoding DUF1643 domain-containing protein, whose translation MAAIRDNFYVYGKFYNYCDGDEIIQECRSHLYIIRKSNLVPGEDVEKANQDVNVLMMNPGTSRPLHENEEINEVQLPLSNRKAGNVPIIEANPDNTQSRIMSIMNEMGWNRATVINLSDVRDNSKTNSTGRKAWQQIKSFEKQFEGKPYKKDHSIFSENRNEELSSVLNKNVPLIIAWGCYKGMNSLKQIAHSYLEGESLNYYCVKSKSSDLSYYHPLYSGWKSGILEVLRK comes from the coding sequence GTGGCTGCAATAAGAGACAATTTTTATGTATATGGGAAGTTTTATAACTATTGTGATGGGGACGAGATAATACAAGAGTGTAGGAGCCATCTCTATATTATTAGAAAGAGCAATTTGGTACCAGGAGAAGATGTTGAGAAAGCAAACCAAGACGTCAATGTTCTTATGATGAACCCCGGGACATCAAGACCACTTCATGAAAACGAAGAGATCAATGAAGTCCAACTACCTCTCAGTAATAGAAAAGCAGGTAATGTTCCAATCATTGAAGCAAATCCTGATAATACGCAATCTCGAATAATGAGCATTATGAATGAAATGGGTTGGAATAGAGCAACTGTAATTAACCTCTCTGACGTAAGGGATAACTCCAAAACTAATAGTACAGGTAGGAAAGCGTGGCAGCAGATTAAAAGCTTTGAAAAACAATTTGAAGGGAAACCCTATAAGAAGGATCATAGCATTTTCTCAGAGAATAGAAATGAGGAACTATCTTCCGTTCTCAACAAGAACGTACCCCTCATAATTGCTTGGGGTTGTTATAAAGGCATGAACAGTCTTAAACAAATAGCGCATTCTTACCTAGAAGGGGAAAGCCTGAACTACTATTGTGTGAAATCAAAGAGCTCTGATTTATCATATTACCACCCTCTGTATAGTGGGTGGAAGTCAGGGATATTAGAAGTTCTAAGGAAATGA
- a CDS encoding glutaredoxin family protein: MENIHVTLYGASWCPHCIKAKEWLEENKHSYTFKDVDQVENRNVLQANDVQGIPFMVVDKDDKKSTIQGFSPGKMSYELSK, translated from the coding sequence ATGGAGAATATTCATGTAACTTTATATGGAGCATCATGGTGCCCACACTGTATTAAAGCGAAAGAATGGTTAGAAGAGAATAAGCATAGCTACACTTTTAAAGATGTTGATCAAGTAGAAAATCGAAATGTATTACAAGCAAATGATGTACAAGGAATTCCTTTTATGGTTGTTGACAAAGACGATAAAAAGTCTACCATTCAAGGATTCAGCCCAGGGAAAATGTCATACGAATTAAGCAAGTAA
- a CDS encoding sigma-70 family RNA polymerase sigma factor: MELKNLVTGVNEEKLNNPIVVNFLEQESNQLLYERYKLNPSNTNKKALDRRFKEYFREIKLISYINKLIYHYSIDFDKKVTAKRDKFQLTLDKPMDTDKSTSPITMRDTISIKDSLDETDFSLQEFISNLDAYKTWRKLNTKQKKILTLKYKYQMNDKEVSEFMGESKQVVSYNHNKALLELKKSYGGKGKNVNCEL; the protein is encoded by the coding sequence ATGGAGCTAAAAAATCTCGTAACTGGAGTAAATGAGGAAAAACTGAATAACCCCATAGTAGTAAATTTTCTAGAGCAGGAATCCAATCAACTTCTGTATGAGAGGTACAAGTTAAACCCTTCCAATACTAACAAAAAAGCACTAGATCGCCGCTTCAAAGAATACTTTAGAGAAATTAAGCTTATTTCTTATATCAACAAACTTATTTATCATTATTCTATTGACTTTGACAAAAAAGTAACTGCAAAACGGGATAAGTTTCAATTAACTCTCGATAAACCAATGGACACTGATAAAAGCACTAGCCCTATAACAATGAGGGACACTATTAGTATTAAAGATTCCTTGGACGAAACAGACTTTAGCTTACAAGAATTTATTTCAAACCTAGATGCTTACAAGACTTGGAGAAAGTTAAATACAAAACAGAAGAAGATACTAACTTTAAAGTATAAATACCAGATGAATGACAAAGAAGTGAGTGAGTTTATGGGGGAATCTAAACAAGTTGTATCCTATAACCACAATAAAGCCTTGTTGGAATTAAAAAAAAGTTATGGGGGTAAAGGGAAAAATGTTAATTGCGAACTCTAA
- a CDS encoding S8 family peptidase has protein sequence MIKLPNVVKLKTNVFPDEKVPTNLIDIKCDHLWKRGCFGSGVVVAVIDSGCDVEHEDLAQNIVGGKNFVEGESTEDLSDNTGHGTHVTGIIAANNNKNGIVGIAPNVSILVLKTFNEKGATSIDILADAIKYAVNWRGPEGEKVNIINFSLGTSEKSNRIKHLIRMATSQGIISVGASGNQGDGDPSTKEITFPAYFTDVIQVGALNENSTPAYYSNTNEQVDFLAPGTNILSTSPGNQYSRLTGTSMATPHVTGAIALLYNKFGSKDILSYIQQKRVNGLVREKHLNLNRLYSKFSTNQ, from the coding sequence ATGATTAAATTACCTAATGTAGTTAAATTGAAAACGAATGTGTTTCCAGACGAAAAAGTACCCACCAATCTAATAGACATCAAGTGTGATCATTTATGGAAAAGAGGATGTTTCGGGAGTGGCGTAGTGGTCGCTGTGATAGACAGTGGTTGTGATGTGGAACATGAGGACTTAGCACAAAATATAGTTGGAGGAAAGAATTTTGTTGAAGGTGAATCAACAGAAGATTTAAGTGACAACACAGGGCATGGCACTCACGTAACTGGTATTATTGCGGCTAATAACAATAAGAACGGCATAGTTGGAATAGCCCCTAATGTAAGTATATTAGTACTCAAAACTTTTAATGAAAAAGGAGCAACTAGTATCGATATATTGGCGGATGCAATTAAGTACGCGGTTAATTGGAGAGGACCAGAAGGGGAAAAGGTCAATATAATCAACTTTTCATTAGGGACTTCTGAAAAAAGCAATAGAATTAAACATCTAATACGAATGGCCACTAGCCAGGGTATTATTTCAGTAGGTGCTTCAGGTAATCAAGGCGATGGAGATCCAAGTACAAAAGAAATAACATTTCCAGCATACTTCACAGACGTAATTCAAGTAGGAGCTCTTAATGAGAATAGCACCCCCGCTTATTACTCTAATACGAATGAACAAGTTGATTTCCTTGCTCCTGGTACTAATATCCTGTCTACTTCTCCTGGTAATCAGTATTCAAGATTAACAGGTACCTCAATGGCTACACCTCATGTTACAGGAGCTATTGCCTTGCTATACAATAAATTTGGCAGCAAAGATATCCTTTCATACATTCAACAAAAACGAGTAAATGGTTTAGTTAGAGAAAAGCATTTGAATTTGAATAGACTATATTCGAAGTTCTCTACTAATCAATGA